From the Ctenopharyngodon idella isolate HZGC_01 chromosome 3, HZGC01, whole genome shotgun sequence genome, one window contains:
- the LOC127508052 gene encoding uncharacterized protein LOC127508052 isoform X2, translating into MIRILTADMTEKHSTSPPKHIREMYAQGIVSLFPNLRDPYTKNGYEHYYDPQSGQGYFTWKIKNIQRNSAPSDNRRYSPQSFSGGPTAEREASSSTEVILTEEQCREAVSLMKHTSEAETVKVKMRETFQYRRKMIQDPRRSTDVLTEFPRFLDIKGLIEQDFVLMFGEKTSAKFLERWPTTFMQKVVEQSKGLHFSQGLQDLIDAAESAVKWDQTDGAGWDSDLASVLLLLHLIPPSPQGRKRPGKMSAHQAERNLIIFKKAGTNIQEHLNAIEECTQPYLLAMGTNKNNIHVYYIILDKQAIPCKSVSGLGAFDELFKAHFVFGASYSKVLHNMYTFVQTTIFQIDIGKVKESPRVAELRARFVH; encoded by the exons ATGATCAGGATTCTTACTGCAGATATGACTGAAAAGCATAG cacatCTCCACCTAAACATATTAGAGAAATGTATGCCCAAGGAATTGTTTCCCTGTTTCCAAATCTTCGTGATCCCTACACAAAGAATGGATAT gaACATTATTATGATCCTCAAAGTGGACAAGGGTACTTCACTTGGAAAATAAAGAACATTCAGAGGAACAGTGCACCATCAGACAACCGTAGATATTCCCCCCAGTCTTTCAGTGGTGGCccaactgcagaaagagaggCTTCATCCAGCACTGAAGTTATCCTGACAGAAGAGCAGTGTAGAGAAGCTGTTTCTCTAATGAAACATACATCAGAGGCAGAAACCGTGAAGGTCAAAATGAGGGAGACGTTTCAGTATCGTCGCAAGATGATTCAAGACCCAAGGAGATCCACTGATGTGCTGACTGAATTTCCCCGTTTCTTGGACATTAAAGGCCTG ATTGAGCAGgattttgttttgatgtttgGTGAGAAGACATCTGCCAAGTTCTTGGAAAGGTGGCCAACTACATTTATGCAGAAGGTCGTTGAACAAAGCAAAGGTCTTCACTTCTCCCAAGGCCTTCAGGACCTAATTGATGCTGCAGAATCGGCGGTGAAATGGGATCAAACAGATGGTGCAG GATGGGACAGCGATCTTGCTTCAGTTCTCCTTTTACTTCATTTGATTCCCCCATCACCGCAAGGCCGGAAGAGACCTGGAAAGATGTCCGCGCATCAAGCTGAGAGAAACCTCATCATCTTCAAAAAG gCAGGGACTAACATCCAAGAACACCTCAATGCCATCGAAGAGTGCACACAGCCTTACCTGCTCGCCATGGGGACAAATAAGAACAACATTCACGTGTACTATATCATTCTCGACAAGCAAGCCATACCATGCAAGTCAGTGAGTGGTCTGGGTGCCTTTGATGAACTGTTCAAAGCCCACTTTGTGTTTGGTGCATCTTACagcaaagtgctgcacaacatgTACACATTCGTACAAACAACTATTTTTCAGATTGACATTGGCAAGGTCAAAGAGAGTCCAAGAGTTGCTGAGCTCCGAGCTAGATTCGTGCATTAG
- the LOC127508052 gene encoding uncharacterized protein LOC127508052 isoform X1: MICFICSCCLENTNLLVRHLKLIHGLLPGKSLRLKCGQAGCCGEFSTFSGFRKHLNRVHEISNEVLAHVEDGAVQNAVVGLPSNNDVATSSNDSSLPVCSKNITDLCASAIAQLQAAGVGQTTVNTFVMSMEEVVQDIQDQVKETALNCLSSEDPDMKNTIEQSFKDIENPFTLLNSISKRNSYFTKKWGIVQPVEKVLGVRFDNKKNRTTGLYEQVAVTDKFAYVPILQTLKNILMHPNTSYRFKSGIPNKNGIYSDIEDGQYIKNHPLFSTEKNALQIQLFYDDFETANPLGSKKGIHKLGGIYFTLRNFPPQFNSSLANIHLCALFHAQDIKTYGFDAILEPIVNDIKVLETRGIEGLGGCVRGSIVQVTGDNLGLHCLLGFVESFRARNNCRFCLIEKDYYQTVFCEDEPTVTLRTKETHLQHCKAMQSDPTLPHVCGVKRTCLLNTLQYFSVSDNFSVDIMHDVLEGVAQFELKLVLRYVQESFLTAKELDGRLHSFNYGYMERRNRPPAVKLDDQNNDLGINAIQCWCLLRNVPLMFGDVVPQDDKYWQLLLLLLQIVNIVFSPILTEGLTVYLKHLIAEHHRLFKCLFPEKNLLPKHHLLTHYPRCIRNIGPIVHMWSMRYESKHNFFKTQQKCFKNITLTLAKKHQNCMAYNWQDFNHDRIVLGPGKTVSLSDLNETHQIASKLHVPPQTNVLSVKWVKYNGTEYRSTLIICGEVTLDLPVFYKIKDIVVRNECVLLVASRLKTVYFDEHLYAYRIDPRPSDSLKVFNVNELVYYKPFDLQMSYGSANFFWYVVPYCNLVQIGS; the protein is encoded by the coding sequence atgatctgtttcATTTGTTCTTGCTGTCTTGAGAACACAAATCTGCTTGTTCGACATCTTAAATTAATTCATGGACTGTTGCCTGGTAAATCACTTCGTCTTAAATGTGGTCAAGCAGGTTGCTGTGGAGAATTTAGTACATTTTCAGGATTCCGCAAACATTTGAATAGAGTTCATGAAATAAGTAATGAAGTTCTCGCACATGTTGAAGATGGTGCTGTTCAGAATGCAGTTGTTGGGCTACCAAGTAATAATGATGTGGCTACAAGTTCAAATGACAGTTCTTTGCCAGTTTGtagcaaaaacattacagatttGTGTGCATCAGCAATCGCACAATTGCAAGCTGCAGGTGTTGGTCAGACTACTGTTAATACTTTTGTTATGTCTATGGAAGAAGTTGTTCAAGACATCCAGGATCAAGTAAAAGAGACCGCTCTAAATTGCTTATCTTCAGAGGACCCGGACATGAAAAATACAATAGAGCAGTCATTTAAGGACATTGAAAACCCTTTCACCTTACTTAATTCCATATCTAAACGAAACTCATATTTTACCAAGAAATGGGGAATTGTCCAGCCTGTGGAGAAAGTACTTGGGGTCAGATTTGACAACAAGAAAAATCGGACTACTGGATTATATGAGCAAGTTGCAGTGACTGACAAGTTTGCGTATGTTCCAATTTTACAAAccttaaagaacattttaatgcatccaaaCACCTCATACAGGTTTAAGTCGGGCATACCAAATAAGAATGGCATTTACTCTGATATTGAAGATGGACAGTACATTAAGAATCATCCCCTATTTTCCACTGAAAAAAACGCACTTCAAATTCAATTGTTTTACGATGACTTCGAGACTGCCAATCCATTGGGGTCAAAGAAGGGAATTCACAAATTGGGTGGTATATATTTTACTTTGAGAAATTTCCCACCACAATTCAATTCATCTTTAGCAAACATACATTTATGTGCACTTTTCCATGCCCAGGACATCAAAACATATGGATTTGATGCAATATTGGAACCTATTGTCAATGACATAAAAGTCCTTGAGACCAGGGGAATAGAAGGTCTTGGTGGTTGTGTGCGTGGCAGCATTGTCCAAGTAACAGGAGACAATCTTGGTTTGCATTGCCTCCTTGGTTTTGTTGAATCTTTTAGAGCTCGGAATAACTGCAGGTTTTGCCTAATTGAaaaggactattatcaaactgTGTTCTGTGAAGATGAGCCGACTGTAACTTTGCGCACTAAAGAGACACACTTGCAGCACTGTAAAGCTATGCAGTCAGACCCAACACTGCCCCATGTTTGTGGTGTAAAGCGCACATGTTTGTTAAACACTCTGCAGTACTTCAGTGTATCAGACAATTTTTCTGTAGACATAATGCATGACGTTTTAGAGGGAGTTGCACAGTTTGAATTAAAACTTGTTTTGCGTTATGTACAAGAGagttttttaacagcaaaagaGTTAGATGGCAGATTGCATTCATTTAACTATGGGTACATGGAGAGGAGAAATCGACCTCCTGCAGTAAAACTGGATGATCAGAACAATGACTTGGGCATAAACGCTATCCAGTGTTGGTGTCTACTCCGAAATGTGCCACTAATGTTCGGAGACGTTGTGCCCCAAGATGATAAATACTGGCAACTACTACTACTTTTACTACAAATAGTAAACATTGTATTTTCTCCTATTTTAACTGAGGGCcttactgtttatttaaaacacttaaTTGCTGAACATCACAGGCTGTTCAAGTGTTTATTTCCAGAAAAGAATTTACTGCCTAAACATCATTTACTGACTCACTATCCGCGATGTATACGAAATATCGGGCCTATTGTTCACATGTGGTCGATGCGATATGAGTCCAAGCACAATTTCTTCAAGACgcaacaaaaatgtttcaagAACATCACTCTGACACTGGCAAAAAAACATCAGAATTGCATGGCGTATAACTGGCAAGACTTCAACCATGACAGAATAGTGCTTGGACCAGGAAAGACAGTGTCTCTCAGTGACTTAAATGAGACTCATCAGATTGCATCCAAGTTGCATGTTCCTCCACAAACCAATGTTCTCTCAGTGAAATGGGTGAAGTATAATGGAACTGAATATCGCTCTACCTTAATAATTTGTGGTGAAGTAACCCTTGATTTGCCAGTGTTTTATAAAATCAAAGACATTGTTGTTCGAAATGAATGCGTGCTACTGGTGGCATCACGCctaaaaactgtttattttgaCGAACATCTGTATGCCTACAGAATTGATCCAAGACCCAGTGATTCTCTGAAAGTCTTCAATGTCAATGAACTCGTTTATTACAAACCTTTTGATTTACAGATGTCATATGGGTCTGCTAATTTCTTTTGGTATGTTGTACCTTACTGCAATCTTGTTCAAATCGGTTCTTAA